The Atribacterota bacterium genome contains the following window.
AAGCCTTTCGGGAGGAAATCAACAGCGGGTGGTGTTGGCAAAGTGGTTGGCGACGATGCCTAAGCTTCTGGTGCTGAATGGTCCTACCGTGGGTGTTGATATTGGCTCCAAGGCTGAAATTCACAAAATCATCCGTTCCCTGGCTCAACAGGGCATGGGTGTTATTATTATTTCTGACGATATACCGGAAGTTGTCCAGAATTGTAACCGTGTCTTTTTGATGAAAAAAGGACGAATTGTAGAGGAATTCATTGGGGATCAGATTACTGAGGAAGAGTTGACCAGTAAGATGATTGGAGCTGGTGCTATGGCCCAAAAGCCAGAAAAGGTGACTGCAAAGTGAGATTGCGGGCAAAAGGAGAATGAGGATGCTATGAATAAGCTCTTGGAGAAGCATGAGGTATTTGTCGCTTTTATTATTCTGGGTCTTGTAATGGTCTTTGGTGTTATCAATCCCAATTTCTTTACCCGAGCGACTTTGTACGACATGTTGCGCTCCAGTGTGGTAATGGGAATTTTTGGAATTGGGGTTTTGATGGTCCTCGTTTCAGGAGGTATTGATATTTCCTTTACCGCCATCGCCGCTTTTTGCATGTATGTGACCACTCGTTATCTCAAAGGAATTGGTTTTGAAGGTTCGGTTCTCCTTGCCTTTGCAATGTCTGGTGCTTTGGGAATTCTTCTGGGAATGATTAACGCCTTGCTCATTTCTTCTTTTAAGCTTCCAACGTTGATTGTTACACTTGGTACATCGAACATGTTTCGTGGATTCATGCTGGCTTTTATCGGAACAAAAATCATTAGTGTTTTACCACCGGGTATGGTACGTTTTTCCCGCATGGAACTTTTTCCGGTAACCACGGCAATCGGAGGAACCAACGGTTTGTCAGTGTCGATTTTTGTACTGGCGATTGTTGTCCCAATAACCTGGTTTATTCTGAAATATACCATGTTGGGGCGGGGGATTTATGCCCTTGGTGGAGATCGGGTTGCTGCTGAACGTGCTGGTCTTAATGTGAGCGTCATTCAGTTTTTTATTTACTGTTATGTGGGTTTTCTGGCTGGCATTGCTGGCGTTGTTCATGCTTCGTTAATTCGGACAGCCAGCCCCTTTGATCTGGTGGGTACAGAACTCTCGGTTATTGCTGCTGTGGTTCTCGGTGGTGCTCGCATTACCGGTGGACATGGAACGGTTCTGGGTTCTATTCTGGGAGTGTTCCTGGTGGTCATCATGAATAATAGTCTCATCATGATGGGTGTTCCGTCCTACTGGCAGAGTGCGGTCATTGGCATCATTATTCTCATCGGTACCAGTATTACTGCGTTTCAGAGTAAACGCACTGGTCGAATAAGCCTTGTAGAGATTGAATGAAGGTAAGGAGACGATACCATGGTGATGAATTCACTGACTCGTTCTCAAAAGCTCTCAAATCCTGGGATAAAGTCGTTATCAGCCAGGATGGATAGTAACCTCTGGCGTTTATTGTTGATTACGATAGCGGTTTTCCTGATTATGGGTTTATTACGTCCTCATACCTTTTTAACCTTGCGTAACTTTCGCTCCATGTCGTATCAGTTTCCCGAACTCGGGGTGTTATCGATTGCCATGATGTTGACCATGTTAACCGGAGGGATTGACCTCTCAGTAGTGGGGACAGCAAACCTAGCTGGAATTCTTGCTGCGAAGTTTTTGATCAGTATGGTGCCTGCTGGAAGTGAAGGTCCAGTTGGGGTTGCCATCTTTGGGGCCATCCTGATTGCTCTGGGGATTGGCGTGCTCTGTGGTCTTTTCAATGGTTTTCTGGTATCTAAAGCGGGAATTCCTCCGATCCTCGCAACCCTCGGGACCATGCAGCTTTATATGGGTATTGCCATCGTAATCACCAAGGGATACGCAGTGTTGGGATATCCGGAACAATTCCTCTTTATCGGTAACGGAGTTTTATGGATTTTTCCAATCCCGCTTATTTTGTTCGTGATCGTGGCTGCCATCTTTACGGTGATTCTCAATAAAACCGCTTTTGGCCTTCACGTCTTTATGTTGGGAACCAACGCCACAGCGGCTCGTTTTTCTGGCATTAATAACACTCTGGTCCTGATGCGTACCTATTTAATATCCGGATTTCTAGCAGGTTTAACTGGTGTCATAGTCATTGCCCGCACGAATTCTGCTAAGGCCGATTACGGTACTTCCTATGTTTTGCAGGCGGTTCTGGTGTCCATTCTGGGGGGTGTGAACCCAAGCGGGGGCTTTGGCACGGTTTCGGGGTTGATACTGGCCATTCTCTCCTTACAGTTTCTTTCCAGTGGATTCAATATGCTCCGATTCAGCAATTTCTTTAAAGAATTCATTTGGGGTTTTTTACTTATTTTAGTTATGGTCATTAACTATCTCAGCACTTCGTACCAGTATCGTCGCCGGTTAGAAAGACAGAAAAGAATGGCCAAAGCGTAGGTGGGATACTTTTTGAAAGCCCAATGTTTATTATAGACGTTGTATTCCCATTTTGAGCAGGGGAATAATCAGTGCGCTGAGGGCGGTTGATGCGGCGATCATGCTGGTAGCGTACTCATAGTCAGCTCGGTAGAAGCGGGCAAGAATTGACGCTTGCATCATAACCGGCATGGCTGACATCACCACGAAGACTTCCTTTACCAGCGCGGGAGGCGGGAACAACTCCGCCACAAGGAGTACAAACAAAGGGGAGATAATAAACCTTCCCAGAAGGACCAGTATCAAATCTTTTGTAAGCCGGATTTTCTTAAAGTCCACGGTGGTACCAACACAGAGAAGCGATAAAGGTGTGGTGATGTTTCCAATTTTCATTCCAGTGGTAAAAATAATTTGGGGAAGAGGACACTCGAAAAGGACGAGCACCAATCCTATAAAGAAAGCCACAAACGGAGGGTTACAGAGCCGCTTTATAGTTTTACCCAGGGAAAAGCGTTCATCATCATATATATTTCCTGAAGAGGCAATACTTAAGGCGCCAAGGGTCCAGAAGAAGGTAGTGTTCACCATGTAGTACAGTAAGATGAACGGCGTAACGCTTTCCCCAAAAAGAATCTGACATACAGGAAGTCCAACAAAGATGGTGTTGGAAAAAGAGAAAGCAACCAAGAAAACTCCTCGGCGACTTGTAGGGATCTTGAGATAACGCCCCAGGACTGTGGCAAGGAGGTACGATAAAAACATTGACAAAAAAGGGACCGGGATGGCTTTTACCAGACTGAGCAAGCTATCTCTGGTAAAGTTCGTGGTGATGTTCACCACCATATATGGAGGGAGCGTGATATACACCACGAAACGGGTTAAAAACTCGGATTCTGCCTTTTTGATCCATCCGAAACGACTTAAGCAATAGCCAATCCCAAGAATGATGAGGATGGTGAAAATGCCCTGTGTTGTCTGGAAAAACTCTTGCACTTTTTCTTCCTCTTTTTCTCTATTATACCCTGGTGTTTTAATCATTCCATGAAGTTTTTCAAGTTGTCAATCTGATTGAGCTACTCATTGCTTTTACTTTTGCTGAGTAGGGAATACCAAACTCGAACATGAGGCGCAAAAGGAGACACAATTCGTTAGAAGGGTGTGTCGATATGGGGTATGGGGACGTCGTCTCTAAAAATTTTTTAAAATTTCCTTAATACCCCCTTGACAATTTTTTCTCCTTCTTGTATTCTATACTTACCACGGGTTCTGGGAAACTGGAATTCGGAGAGTGAAACGAAGAAGAGAGGTATCTTGAAAGAGAAAACTCTCGGTTCTTCCTGAAAGGGAAGAAGAAAGTTCACTCTGAAGCACCAGGTTGAAGTGGAGAAATTCTAATCAGCTTGGTGAGATAAAGGAAGAAGGTTTGCTGGGACCTGTGGTGCAGGAAACCGTGGATTCTGAGGAATCGGAAGGTTCAACGAACTGAAGGGGTAAAACCCTGATGTTCCTAAGGGGGCCAGAGAGCTCGGGTCTCTGAAGAAAAAAGTTGAACAATGAGGGTTCGTTGGAATCCACGGTTTTTCATTTGTCGGTTTTTCCTCCATCCTGCAGGCTTTTATTCTATCTCCCCCTGTAGTTTGGTCTTCGTTTTGCATTTCAAATCATCTTGCTCATTTCCTGCCATGGCTTCTTTCCGCTTTGGTATTTTCTGGAACATTTATTTACTTTGAATGGATTTTCCTTTCTCAGATCGTGCTTTGTTTGTGCTCTATGGTTCACCTGGATGTTTCTTGTTTTTTTCGTTTTTGATTACGACAAGGTGTTCGGGTAAAAAAGCGCTCATTCGGCGGGAGGGTAAAGGTTATGAACACCCCCTTTTGGATTTATTTAGAATGAATAGCAATACGAAATGTTAAAGTTTTTTAACCATTGGTTAAAAATCGTTTGACCCCTTCGTGACAGAATAAAGCCAGGTACTTTATAATACTTTTGAGGAGGAATGAGAGCATGAAGCGATTCGGTGTTGGTATTATGGTGTTGGTGTTTGTTCTCGGTATAGCGTCTTTAGGATTTGCTCAGAAACTGGTTCAAATCGATGGGTCGAGCACGGTGTACCTTATCAGCGAAGCTGTCGCTGAAGAATTTCAAAAAGCGTATCCGAATGTCAAGGTTGTAGTGGGAATTTCTGGAACCGGTGGTGGATTCAAAAAGTTCACTCGTGGAGAGACGGACATTAGCAATGCGTCACGACCCATTAAATCTTCAGAAATGGAAGCAGCGCAGCAGAATGGTATTGAATACATCGAGATTCCAGTTGCTTTCGATGCCCTGGCTGTGGTGGTCAACAAGGACAATGATTGGGCAAAATCCATGACGGTGGAAGAACTGAAAAAACTCTGGGAACCCGAGTCGAAGGTGACCATGTGGAGTGATATTCGTCCAGAATGGCCCAAGGAGAAGATTACCCTTTTTGGTCCTGGGGTGGATTCTGGTACCTTTGAGTACTTCACAGAAGCGATCGTGGGTGAGGCCGGTAAATGCCGTGGTGACTTTGTGGCCAGCGAAGATGATAATGTTCTGGTGCAGGGCGTGAGCCAGGACAAGTACGCTTTGGGGTACTTTGGTGTGGCGTACTATGTTGAGAATCAGGATGTACTCAATGCCGTGGCCATTGATAGCGGAAATGGTCCTGTAGAACCGCTTCCGGAGAACGTGATTAACAATACCTATCGACCCCTGGCAAGGCCGCTATTTATCTACGTGAACAAGAAAAGTGCTGAGCGGGATGAAGTGGCTCGATTCGTGGAATTCTATCTGAAGCACGCTGCGAGGTTGGCTGAGGAAGTTGGGTATGTGCCACTTCCGGAAAAAGCGTATGAGTTGGCCAGCAAACGTTTTGAAAAGAGAAAAACCGGTTCGGTTTTTGGTGGAAAGGGAGCTACACCTGGGGTGTCCATTGAGGAAATTTTACGGAAAGAGGGAGAATAGCTCTGAAAGAAACAAAAAAAGCAATACAACGTGGAGTTTCGTCCCCGGGACTGATTTCTCAGACGGTCCCGGGGATAGGGTCTGGAATAGAGAAAATTGGCGTTTTAAGACGGGCGAAACGTCAGGAGAGTTTTGTTAAAAGGCTGCTTTTCGTTTTTAGTTTGGTGTCCATTTTTACGACTTTGGGTATCATTTTTATCCTTGTTTTTGAAGCGTTCGGTTTTTTTCGTAAGGTCAGCGTTGTGGAATTCCTGACCAGCACCAAGTGGACACCTCTTTTTTATGAAAAACATTTCGGTATTCTGCCGCTTCTAACGGGTACAGTGCTTGTTACCGTTATTGCGATTCTGGTTGCCGCTCCTTTAGGGATTCTGACCGCACTTTTTTTGAGTGAGTATGCTTCGCCTCAGATGCGGCGGATGGTAAAACCAATTCTTGAGATCCTGGCAGGTGTTCCAACGGTAGTTTATGGCTATTTTGCTCTCCTGTTTGTGACTCCCCTTTTGCGACGGTTTATTCCCTCTATCGCAGGGTTCAATGCTCTTTCTCCAGGAATCGTCATGGGAATCATGATTTTACCTCTGGTC
Protein-coding sequences here:
- a CDS encoding ABC transporter permease; translation: MNKLLEKHEVFVAFIILGLVMVFGVINPNFFTRATLYDMLRSSVVMGIFGIGVLMVLVSGGIDISFTAIAAFCMYVTTRYLKGIGFEGSVLLAFAMSGALGILLGMINALLISSFKLPTLIVTLGTSNMFRGFMLAFIGTKIISVLPPGMVRFSRMELFPVTTAIGGTNGLSVSIFVLAIVVPITWFILKYTMLGRGIYALGGDRVAAERAGLNVSVIQFFIYCYVGFLAGIAGVVHASLIRTASPFDLVGTELSVIAAVVLGGARITGGHGTVLGSILGVFLVVIMNNSLIMMGVPSYWQSAVIGIIILIGTSITAFQSKRTGRISLVEIE
- a CDS encoding ABC transporter permease, with amino-acid sequence MVMNSLTRSQKLSNPGIKSLSARMDSNLWRLLLITIAVFLIMGLLRPHTFLTLRNFRSMSYQFPELGVLSIAMMLTMLTGGIDLSVVGTANLAGILAAKFLISMVPAGSEGPVGVAIFGAILIALGIGVLCGLFNGFLVSKAGIPPILATLGTMQLYMGIAIVITKGYAVLGYPEQFLFIGNGVLWIFPIPLILFVIVAAIFTVILNKTAFGLHVFMLGTNATAARFSGINNTLVLMRTYLISGFLAGLTGVIVIARTNSAKADYGTSYVLQAVLVSILGGVNPSGGFGTVSGLILAILSLQFLSSGFNMLRFSNFFKEFIWGFLLILVMVINYLSTSYQYRRRLERQKRMAKA
- a CDS encoding AEC family transporter — its product is MQEFFQTTQGIFTILIILGIGYCLSRFGWIKKAESEFLTRFVVYITLPPYMVVNITTNFTRDSLLSLVKAIPVPFLSMFLSYLLATVLGRYLKIPTSRRGVFLVAFSFSNTIFVGLPVCQILFGESVTPFILLYYMVNTTFFWTLGALSIASSGNIYDDERFSLGKTIKRLCNPPFVAFFIGLVLVLFECPLPQIIFTTGMKIGNITTPLSLLCVGTTVDFKKIRLTKDLILVLLGRFIISPLFVLLVAELFPPPALVKEVFVVMSAMPVMMQASILARFYRADYEYATSMIAASTALSALIIPLLKMGIQRL
- a CDS encoding PstS family phosphate ABC transporter substrate-binding protein, which codes for MVLVFVLGIASLGFAQKLVQIDGSSTVYLISEAVAEEFQKAYPNVKVVVGISGTGGGFKKFTRGETDISNASRPIKSSEMEAAQQNGIEYIEIPVAFDALAVVVNKDNDWAKSMTVEELKKLWEPESKVTMWSDIRPEWPKEKITLFGPGVDSGTFEYFTEAIVGEAGKCRGDFVASEDDNVLVQGVSQDKYALGYFGVAYYVENQDVLNAVAIDSGNGPVEPLPENVINNTYRPLARPLFIYVNKKSAERDEVARFVEFYLKHAARLAEEVGYVPLPEKAYELASKRFEKRKTGSVFGGKGATPGVSIEEILRKEGE
- the pstC gene encoding phosphate ABC transporter permease subunit PstC, producing the protein MEKIGVLRRAKRQESFVKRLLFVFSLVSIFTTLGIIFILVFEAFGFFRKVSVVEFLTSTKWTPLFYEKHFGILPLLTGTVLVTVIAILVAAPLGILTALFLSEYASPQMRRMVKPILEILAGVPTVVYGYFALLFVTPLLRRFIPSIAGFNALSPGIVMGIMILPLVASLSEDAMQAVPLSLREGGYALGATKFEVATQIVFPAAFSGVTASLVLALSRAVGETMLVTIAAGQMPQFTFNPLVPIETMTAFIAQISMGDTPTGSLEYQTIFAVGLVLFLLTFFLNLLARRLRERFRERYQ